The Gaiellales bacterium genomic sequence CACGGGGTCGACGACCCGTCCGTCTCGAAGGTGGTCGGGAAGGTGCAGTTCGCGGCCACGCCGGCGCAGGAGAAGAGCGGCCCGGCGATCGGCACGTTCATCTGCGGCATCGCGTCGGGTGCCAAGAACCCGGGTGGCGCCGTGGCGTTCCTGGAGTGGTTCACGTCCAGCAAGGTGCAGCGTGAGTTCGCCGGCGGCGGCAGCGCGGCCGTGACCGGCTCCGCCCTGCGCGACGCCTCGCTCGGTAAGAAGTTCCGCTGGCTGCCGGCCATCGCCGACGCCGTCGACAACTCGGTGCCCAAGCCGAAGACCCCCGACGAGCCCAAGATGGAGGACCTGCTCGGCACCGCGCTGAACCAAGCGCTGGTCGAGGCGATCGGCAAGAAGTCCGGCTACTCCGCGATCGCGCAGTCCCACCTGACCACGGCGGCGAACCAGATCACGGCGTACCTCAAGCAGCAGGGCACCTACTTCTAGGCCAGGTGCTGAGGAGGTCGACAGCAGCAGGTTCTTCGGTACGGGCTCGGCGAAGCAGGTTCCTCGCCAGCCCGTACCTGCTGCTGCTGCCGGCCGCCGTCGCGCTCGCGGCGGTGTCGGTCTACCCGCTCTTCTACGGCGTACGTGCCAGCTTCACCCGGTATCTGTACGGCCGCGACTACGGCCTGGACGGGCTGGCCAACTACCGGATCATCTGGGACGACACGTTCTTTCGCAGCGCCATGGTCACGACCGCCAAGTACGTGGTGCTGTCGGTCACGATCGAGACGCTGCTCGGGCTCGCGCTGGCGCTGCTGGTCTCACGCGAGCTGCGCTTCGCCGGCCCGATCCGGGTGGGGCTGATCCTGCCGATGGCGATCGCCCCGGTGGTGGTGGGCGTGATGTGGCGGCTGCTCTACGACAGCAACGTCGGCATCGTCGACCCCATGTTCCGGGCGCTGGGCATAAACCCCCCTGAGGTGCTGGCCCACAACGGCAGCGCATTCGCGGCCGTGGTGCTCGTCGACGTCTGGGAGTGGACGCCGCTGATCTTCCTGATCATCCTGGCCGGGCTGCAGTCGCTGCCGGAAGAGCCTCTGGAAGCGGCCCGAGTGGACGGAGCGGGCCGGATCCGGCTGTTCTTCGACCACACGCTGCCGCTGCTGCGGCCTGTGCTCCTGGTGGCCATCGTCCTGCGCACGATCGACGCCATCGGCACCTTCGACCAGGTCTACGTCCTGACAAAGGGCGGTCCCGGCGACGCCACCCGGGTGATCTCGATCTACGCGTACAACACCGCCTTCCTGTTCACGCAGTACGGGCAGGCCGCGGCGATGCTAATCGCACTGCTCGTGATGGTCACGCTGCTAATGATCGTGGCGGTCAGGATGCTCAGGCGGACGGCGGCATGACCAGGCGCAGGGCCGGCCGCGTCGTCTTCTACCTGACGCTGGCGGTGATCCTCGTCATCGCCATCTTTCCGTTCTGGTGGATGGTGAACACCTCGTTCAAGCAGCAGATCGACATCTTCGGCGGCGTGTCGCTGTACCCGCACCACCCGACGACGGCCAACTACAGCCGGCTGTTCGGCACCTACCATTTCAGGGAGTACCTCCAGAACAGCATCCTGATCGTGGCCGTGTCGGTCAGCTTCAGTCTCGTGCTGGGGACGCTCGCCGCCTATCCTCTGGCCCGGTTTCGGCTTCGCTTCGGGCTGAACCAGTCGGCACTGGTGATCGCGCTCCTGGTGCGGATGCTGCCCCCGATCCTGCTGGTGATCCCGTTCTACATCGTGCTCGCCGACTGGGGCCTGCTGAACACCCGCCTGGGCCTGATACTGATCTACAGCGGGCTCAACACCAGCTTCGTGATCTGGATGATGCAGAGCTTCCTGGCCGAGATACCTCGCGAGATCGAGGAGGCGGCGATGGTGGACGGCGACACCCGGTTCACCGCCCTTCGACGCGTGGTCATCCCGCTCGCCGCGCCGGGATTAGCCGCGACCGCAATCTTCAGCGTGATCGCGACCTACAACGATTTCCTGCTCGCGCTGTCGCTGACGTCCACGCCGGCGTCCCAGACGGTTCCCGTCGGCGTCTCGACACTGATCGGCAAGATCCAGATCGAGTACGGGCCGATGGCGGCCGCCGGCGTGATCGGCGCCCTGCCGATCGTGATCTTCGCGCTGATCGTGCAGCGCCACTTCGTGCGGGGGCTCACGCTGGGGGCGGTCAAGTGAGCGGCCACCGGATGACCACGGCGCAAGCGCTGATCGCCTTCCTGGCCGAACAGCAGCTACAGCGGGACGGCGTGACCCAGCCGTTCTTCGCCGGCGTGCTCGGCATCTTCGGCCACGGCAACGTGGCGGGCATCGGTCAGGCGGTGCAGCAGGACGGCCGGCTGCGGTTCGTGCTGCCGCGAAACGAACAGGCGATGGTCCACACCGCCGCCGCCTACGCGAAGCAGCGAAACCGGCTGCAGACATGGGCCTGCACGTCGTCGATCGGCCCCGGAGCGACCAACATGGTCACGGGCGCGGCGCTGGCCACGATCAACCGGCTGCCCGTGCTGCTCCTGCCGGGGGACGCGTTCGCCTCGCGCCGCGTCGATCCGGCCCTGCAGCAGCTCGAGATGCCGGGCCGGCCTCAGGCGAGCGTCAACGACGCGCTGGCGCCCGTATCCCGGTTCTTCGACCGCATCGCCCGGCCCGACCAGCTTGCCGCATCGCTGCTCGAGGCGATGCGGGTGCTGACGGACCCGGCCGAGACGGGAGCCGTCACCATCGCCCTGCCCCAGGACGTGCAGGCCGAGGCGGCCGACTACCCCGAGGAGCTGTTCCAGCGTCGCGTCTGGGACGTCACACGCACGCCGCCGGATGAGGCGGGGCTCGGGCGGGCCGCCGCGCTGCTGCGGAGCGCCGAGCGGCCGCTGATCGTGGCCGGCGGCGGAGTCATCTACAGCGAGGCGACCACCGCTCTGCGGGCGCTGGTCGAGGCCACCGGGATCCCGGTCGCAGAGACCCAGGCGGGCAAGGGAGCGCTGCCGTTCGACCACCCCTCGGCGCTTGGGGCGATCGGCGCCACAGGCACGCGCGGCGCAAACCTCGCAGCCCGGGAGGCCGACGTGGTGCTCGCGGTGGGCACCCGCCTCGGCGATTTCACCACCGCCTCCCGCACGGCGTTCCAGCATAGCCAACTGCAGCTGATCGGCCTCAACGTCGCCACGTTCGACGCGCACAAGTTGGGCGCATTGCCACTGGTCGCCGACGCACGCGCCGGCCTGGAGGCACTCACGGCGGCGCTCGAAGGACATCGCGTCGAGCCGACCTATCGTGAGCAGATGACCGCCCACAACCGCGACTGGGAGAGCGAGGTGGCTCGCCTGTGCGCCCCCGGAGACCCGCCGCTCAGCCAGGCGCAGGTGATCGGCGCCGTCGATGCCGCCGGGTCGCCGCAGGACGTCGTGGTCTGCGCCGCAGGCAGCCTGCCCGGCGACCTGCACAAGCTGTGGCGGGCGCGCGGCCCCAAGGGCTACCACCTCGAGTACGGCTACTCGTGCATGGGCTACGAGGTTGCCGGCGGCCTCGGCGCCAAGCTGGCCGACCCCGACCGTGAGGTGATCGTGATGGTCGGCGACGGATCGTGGCTGATGATGTCATCCGAGATCGCCACCTCGATCCAGGAGGGCGTTCGCCTGATCGTGGTCCTGATAGACAACCGAGGCTTTGGCTCGATCGGCGGGCTCTCCCGCGAGCTCGGCTCCGGCGGGTTCGGTACCGCCTATGCGGTGGAGACCGACTTCGTCCAGAACGCGGCCAGCCTCGGGGCCATCTCGCTGCGCGTCGAGACCGGCGAGCAGCTGGTTTCGGCGCTGCGGGACGCGCGGACGGCCGAGCGCACGACCGTGATCGTGGTCGAGTGCGACGGGAACCGCGGCGTCGGGGCGTACGAGTCGTGGTGGGAGGTTCCGGTTGCCGAGGTGTCGGAGATGCCCGAGGTGCAACGGGCGCGGGCTCAGTACGAGCAGCACCGGCGCGGCCAGCGCTCGCTGACGGGGCCGGCTCGTGGCTGACCGCGTCCGCATCGGCGTTGTCGGCGCGGGCATGATCGCACAGGTCGAGCACATCCCCAACCTGCTGTTCCTGCGCGACCTCTTCCAGCTGGTGGCCGTGGCCGACCCCTCGCAACGCGTCCGCGCGGAGGTGGGCGAGCGGCACGGCGTACCGACCGTGCCGGACATGGACCGCCTCCTGGCGCTGCCGCTGGACGCGCTGCTGGTGGCGCTGCCCGATCCGTTGCACGCCGATGCGGTGTTGGCAGGGCTCGGCGCCGGGCTGCACGTGTTCTGCGAGAAGCCTCTCTGCTTCACCGAGGCCGAGGCGGCCGCCATCGCCGACAAACGCGATGCGACCGGCCGTGTCGTCCAGGTTGGATACATGAAGCGGTTCGACCCGAACTACGAGGCCGCTCTCGATCTGCTTCCCGAGGGTGGAGGCGGGCTGCGCTACATCTCGGTCGAGGTCAGCGACCCGGATTCCTGGCCGTTCGTCGACCATCGCCCGCTGCTCCGGCCAGACGACGTGCCGGCCGAGCTGATCGCGGACTGCCGCGCCCGCCAGCGTGCGCAGGTGGCCGAGGCGCTGGGGGCGACCGTCGACGGCGAGCACCTGCGCGGATACGCCGACCCGCTCATGTCCGGTGTGATCCATGCCGTCAACGCGATCCACGGCATGCTCGACCGCATGGGCCTCGAGGCCGGCGAGGTGATCGACGGCCATATCTGGTCGCAGGGCGAATCCGCCTCGGGCACGGTGTCGCTGCTGGGCGGGCGGGCGTGCTGGCACTTCGCGCAGGTGCTCGTGCCGAACATCGCCTGGTACCGCGAGCGCTACGTCCTGCACTTCGACGACACGGTGATCGAGCTGGAGTTCCCGGCGCCCTATCTGAACAACCAGCAGACCAACCTGTGGGTGCGCAGGTCGCAGGGGCTGCGGCTGGAGACGACGCATATCCAGGCCGGATATGGGGAGGCGTTCGTGCGCGAGCTGGAGGCGTTCCACGGCAGCATCCGCGACGGGCTGCCGCAACGGAACACCGTCGAGCAGGCGATCCGCGACGCGCGGCTGCTGACCCGGGTTGCCCGTGCGGCGATCGGGGTGGCGCCATGAGCGGCCACCTCCGCTCGGCGCAGCGGGCGCGGGCGCTCGATCAGCTGTCCTCACCAGCCGGCGTGATCGCCGGCGCCGCCATGGATCACCGCGACTCGCTGCAGGCGGTGCTGGCCAAGCGCGGGCTGGAGCTCGACCGCGAGGGCATCACCGCGCTGAAGGTGCGGGTGGCGGCGGCGCTGGCACCGGCCGCAACGATGGTGCTGCTGGATGCCGAGTACGCGGCTGCTCAGGCGCTCGCCGCCGGGGCCGTGCCCGGCGATACCGGGCTGGCGGTGCCGCTCGAGGGCATGGGCTACGGGGATGTCTCGCGGCTGGAGGTGACCGAGTTCCTCGAGGGGTGGTCGCCGGCCGCCGGCCGCCGGCTGGGCGCGTGCGCGGCGAAGCTCCTGCTGCCCTACCGGGTCGACGTGCCGGGGCAGGCCGCCCGCCAAGAGCAGGTGGTGCGCACGGCGGTTGCGGACTGCCGGGCGGCCGGCCTGGCGTTGATCCTGGAGCCGGTCGTCTATCGGCGGGACGGCGAGGAGCGCGCCGGCGGCGATCGCTTCGCGGAGCTGGTGGTCGCGGGCGCCGAGCGGCTGGCCGCGCTGGAGCCCGACATCCTGAAGCTGCAGTACCCCGGCTCGCTCGACCACTGTGAGGCGCTCGACCGGGCATGCGGGCCGCTGATTCCGTGGGTGCTGCTGGGCGGTGGCGCGGACGCGGCCGTGCTCGAGGGGCAGATCGAGGACGCCTGCCGGGCCGGAGCCAGCGGGTTCATCGTGGGGCGTACCCTGTTCGACGCCGCGCTCGTGGCCGACCCGACCGCCTCGCAGGCCGCCCTCGACGAGCAGTGTCGGCCGCTGCTCGAGCGGCTCGCGCGCATCGCCGAGCAGCTGGCGCGTCCCTGGCGCCGGCGCGTGGGAGCGCTTCCGCAGCCGCCCTACGGCTGGTACGTGTGACCGCCGCCGGCGGTCTCGCGGTCGCCGTTGGGAGCCACCAGCATCTTCATGGCCGCCTCAGTCTGGGCCGTCTCGAGCGCCTCGGCCACCTGCTCCAGCCCGACGCGATGGGTGATCGCGCCGCCGAACGGCAGCCGTCCGCGGTGCCGGGCAAGCAGCGCCAGGCTGGGCCCGTACTGCTCCAGCGTCTCGCCGCCGATGCCCATCACCGTCACGCCGGGGGTGCAGATATGGCGGTTGGGATCGACCGTCACGCCTCCGGTGGCGACGAAGGCGCCCGCCTCGATCACCGTGCCGCCCGGACGCACGAGCTCGAGTGCCTCGACGACGGTGGTCGCAACCCCCGAGCAGTCGACCACCACGTCGGCGCCGAGACCCGCGGTCGCGTCTCTGACGGCCTGGCGGCGATCGTCCGGGCCGGTGGCGGCGGCGTCCAGGCACAGCTCCGCGCCGAAGGCGCGGGCCTGCTCCAGCCGCCCGGCCAGCAGGTCGATTGCCACAAGTCGCCCGGCGCCGAGCAGCTCCGCTTTGGCCAGATGCATCAGGCCGAGCGGTCCCAGACCGAGCACGACCACCGTGTCGCCGGTGCGGAAGCCCCCGCCAATGGCCGTCATCGACCGGGCCGCGTCCAGCCCGTGCGTCACCGCCATCACCTCCGTGAGCGCGGCGATCGGGGAGGGCAGGTCGTCCGGTACCCGGAAGAGCCGTGTGCCGGGCAAGAGGTACATCAGCTGCGACCACCCCCCAAACAGGTGCGGCGGCCGCGCGCTGGTGAGCGAGTTCCCGTAATCCTGGAGGGCCGTGCAGAGGTAGTAGGGATAGCTCTCGCCGAGACAGAAGCGGCAGCGACCACAGGTCAGGTTTGGTGCTGGCACCACCCGGTCGCCGACCGACAGCGTCCGTCCGAGGTGGTCGACCGGTGCGGGCCCCGGGCCGATCGAGTGGATCTCACCGACGTTTTCGTGGCCGCAGATCAGCGGGTAGGGGACGGGCCGCTCGTGGTCGGTGCCGGCGTACTGCAGGGTTTCGCCACGCCAGGTGTGCTTGTCGGTTCCGCAGATGCCGCTGTAGTGCACGCGCAGAACGACCGCGCCCGGGCCGGGATCGGGCTCGGGGAACCGTTCCACCGAGAGGCGCCCAGGTTCGTGCATCACGGCTGCCAGCACGTCGGTCATCGGCCCAGACGATACCGGTGAACGGCCGCGCGGCATTCGCGGTGGTCGGAGCCGGACGGATGGGCCAGGTGCACATCCGCGCGCTGGC encodes the following:
- a CDS encoding sugar ABC transporter permease is translated as MLRRSTAAGSSVRARRSRFLASPYLLLLPAAVALAAVSVYPLFYGVRASFTRYLYGRDYGLDGLANYRIIWDDTFFRSAMVTTAKYVVLSVTIETLLGLALALLVSRELRFAGPIRVGLILPMAIAPVVVGVMWRLLYDSNVGIVDPMFRALGINPPEVLAHNGSAFAAVVLVDVWEWTPLIFLIILAGLQSLPEEPLEAARVDGAGRIRLFFDHTLPLLRPVLLVAIVLRTIDAIGTFDQVYVLTKGGPGDATRVISIYAYNTAFLFTQYGQAAAMLIALLVMVTLLMIVAVRMLRRTAA
- a CDS encoding carbohydrate ABC transporter permease gives rise to the protein MTRRRAGRVVFYLTLAVILVIAIFPFWWMVNTSFKQQIDIFGGVSLYPHHPTTANYSRLFGTYHFREYLQNSILIVAVSVSFSLVLGTLAAYPLARFRLRFGLNQSALVIALLVRMLPPILLVIPFYIVLADWGLLNTRLGLILIYSGLNTSFVIWMMQSFLAEIPREIEEAAMVDGDTRFTALRRVVIPLAAPGLAATAIFSVIATYNDFLLALSLTSTPASQTVPVGVSTLIGKIQIEYGPMAAAGVIGALPIVIFALIVQRHFVRGLTLGAVK
- a CDS encoding zinc-binding dehydrogenase, producing the protein MTDVLAAVMHEPGRLSVERFPEPDPGPGAVVLRVHYSGICGTDKHTWRGETLQYAGTDHERPVPYPLICGHENVGEIHSIGPGPAPVDHLGRTLSVGDRVVPAPNLTCGRCRFCLGESYPYYLCTALQDYGNSLTSARPPHLFGGWSQLMYLLPGTRLFRVPDDLPSPIAALTEVMAVTHGLDAARSMTAIGGGFRTGDTVVVLGLGPLGLMHLAKAELLGAGRLVAIDLLAGRLEQARAFGAELCLDAAATGPDDRRQAVRDATAGLGADVVVDCSGVATTVVEALELVRPGGTVIEAGAFVATGGVTVDPNRHICTPGVTVMGIGGETLEQYGPSLALLARHRGRLPFGGAITHRVGLEQVAEALETAQTEAAMKMLVAPNGDRETAGGGHTYQP
- a CDS encoding Gfo/Idh/MocA family oxidoreductase, coding for MADRVRIGVVGAGMIAQVEHIPNLLFLRDLFQLVAVADPSQRVRAEVGERHGVPTVPDMDRLLALPLDALLVALPDPLHADAVLAGLGAGLHVFCEKPLCFTEAEAAAIADKRDATGRVVQVGYMKRFDPNYEAALDLLPEGGGGLRYISVEVSDPDSWPFVDHRPLLRPDDVPAELIADCRARQRAQVAEALGATVDGEHLRGYADPLMSGVIHAVNAIHGMLDRMGLEAGEVIDGHIWSQGESASGTVSLLGGRACWHFAQVLVPNIAWYRERYVLHFDDTVIELEFPAPYLNNQQTNLWVRRSQGLRLETTHIQAGYGEAFVRELEAFHGSIRDGLPQRNTVEQAIRDARLLTRVARAAIGVAP
- the iolD gene encoding 3D-(3,5/4)-trihydroxycyclohexane-1,2-dione acylhydrolase (decyclizing), with amino-acid sequence MTTAQALIAFLAEQQLQRDGVTQPFFAGVLGIFGHGNVAGIGQAVQQDGRLRFVLPRNEQAMVHTAAAYAKQRNRLQTWACTSSIGPGATNMVTGAALATINRLPVLLLPGDAFASRRVDPALQQLEMPGRPQASVNDALAPVSRFFDRIARPDQLAASLLEAMRVLTDPAETGAVTIALPQDVQAEAADYPEELFQRRVWDVTRTPPDEAGLGRAAALLRSAERPLIVAGGGVIYSEATTALRALVEATGIPVAETQAGKGALPFDHPSALGAIGATGTRGANLAAREADVVLAVGTRLGDFTTASRTAFQHSQLQLIGLNVATFDAHKLGALPLVADARAGLEALTAALEGHRVEPTYREQMTAHNRDWESEVARLCAPGDPPLSQAQVIGAVDAAGSPQDVVVCAAGSLPGDLHKLWRARGPKGYHLEYGYSCMGYEVAGGLGAKLADPDREVIVMVGDGSWLMMSSEIATSIQEGVRLIVVLIDNRGFGSIGGLSRELGSGGFGTAYAVETDFVQNAASLGAISLRVETGEQLVSALRDARTAERTTVIVVECDGNRGVGAYESWWEVPVAEVSEMPEVQRARAQYEQHRRGQRSLTGPARG